One stretch of Pseudoalteromonas shioyasakiensis DNA includes these proteins:
- the hscA gene encoding Fe-S protein assembly chaperone HscA: MALLQIAEPGQSAAPHEHKLAVGIDLGTTNSLVATVQSGEARTLTDLAGNAMLPSVVQYQTDSIIVGERAAAAATQDPANTLISVKRFLGKTQAEIEKSYGQLPYEFCEHDGSLAISTVAGAISPVTASSEILKALKLRAEDSFAGQDILGAVITVPAYFDDAQRQSTKDAAELAGIKVLRLLNEPTAAAVAYGLDSGQEGIIAVYDLGGGTFDISILRLHQGVFEVLATGGDSSLGGDDFDSLLVDYFKTQTGVSELSASVLRLFINKAKACKEALSQYQTVNVGLEFDGQSHKVEVTRETFDELALSLVKKTLRSCRRAVKDAGIENEEVLQVVMVGGSTRMPIVRSQVAAFFDKEPLTSIDPDRVVALGAALQADVLVGNKPDSDMLLLDVLPLSLGLETMGGLVEKIIPRNTTIPVARAQEFTTFKDGQTAMSLHVLQGERELVDDCRSLAKFSLKGIPAMAAGAAHIRVTFKVDADGLLSVSAMEKSTGVQAEIQVKPSFGLSDDQVANMLKESMTNAKDDMQARMLKEQQVEALRVVEALEASLATDSALLDEQELGALKAEIAKLVAVRESATTPAEIKAAIEAVDNASSEFAARRMDASIKKALQGQSVDEV, encoded by the coding sequence ATGGCATTATTGCAAATTGCTGAGCCGGGGCAGAGCGCGGCACCACATGAGCACAAATTAGCAGTCGGTATAGACCTTGGTACGACTAACTCGTTAGTTGCAACAGTGCAAAGCGGCGAAGCTCGCACACTGACTGATTTAGCGGGCAATGCGATGCTTCCATCGGTTGTGCAATACCAAACTGATAGCATTATTGTAGGTGAACGAGCAGCGGCTGCTGCTACTCAAGACCCTGCAAACACATTAATCTCGGTGAAACGTTTCTTAGGTAAAACGCAGGCTGAAATCGAAAAAAGCTATGGTCAACTGCCTTATGAATTTTGTGAGCATGATGGCTCATTAGCAATCAGCACAGTTGCGGGTGCAATTAGTCCTGTCACCGCATCGAGTGAAATTCTAAAAGCATTAAAACTGCGTGCAGAAGACAGCTTTGCAGGCCAAGATATTCTAGGTGCGGTAATTACTGTACCAGCGTATTTTGATGATGCGCAGCGACAAAGCACAAAAGATGCTGCAGAGCTTGCCGGTATTAAGGTTTTACGTTTATTAAACGAGCCAACGGCTGCGGCTGTTGCTTACGGCCTTGATTCGGGTCAAGAAGGTATTATCGCTGTATACGATTTAGGTGGCGGTACCTTCGATATTTCTATTTTACGTTTACACCAAGGAGTATTCGAAGTGCTTGCCACTGGCGGTGACTCGAGCCTTGGTGGTGACGATTTTGACTCGCTATTAGTTGATTACTTTAAAACACAAACGGGTGTGAGCGAGCTTTCTGCATCGGTATTACGTTTATTCATCAACAAAGCCAAAGCATGTAAAGAAGCATTAAGCCAGTACCAAACTGTTAATGTTGGTTTAGAGTTTGATGGTCAAAGCCACAAAGTTGAAGTAACCCGCGAAACCTTTGATGAGCTCGCTCTTAGCCTTGTTAAGAAAACACTCCGTTCTTGTCGCCGTGCCGTAAAAGATGCCGGTATCGAGAACGAAGAAGTACTACAAGTTGTAATGGTTGGCGGCTCGACTCGTATGCCAATTGTACGCTCTCAAGTTGCTGCATTTTTTGATAAAGAGCCACTGACTTCTATTGACCCAGATCGCGTGGTTGCACTTGGTGCGGCACTTCAAGCAGATGTACTGGTTGGCAATAAGCCTGACTCAGACATGCTGCTATTAGATGTATTACCACTGTCGCTAGGTCTTGAGACTATGGGTGGCTTGGTTGAGAAAATCATTCCACGTAACACCACGATTCCTGTTGCACGTGCCCAAGAGTTCACCACTTTCAAAGATGGTCAAACAGCTATGTCACTGCATGTATTACAAGGTGAGCGTGAGCTAGTTGATGATTGTCGTTCATTGGCTAAATTTAGCTTAAAGGGTATTCCGGCAATGGCTGCAGGTGCTGCGCATATTCGCGTAACCTTTAAAGTTGATGCTGATGGCTTATTAAGTGTATCGGCAATGGAAAAATCAACTGGTGTACAAGCTGAAATTCAGGTGAAACCATCATTTGGTTTATCGGACGACCAAGTTGCAAACATGCTTAAAGAATCAATGACTAACGCTAAAGACGATATGCAAGCGCGGATGCTTAAAGAGCAACAAGTTGAAGCGTTACGTGTTGTTGAAGCGCTTGAAGCATCACTCGCAACCGACAGTGCATTACTTGATGAACAAGAATTAGGTGCGTTAAAAGCAGAAATTGCTAAACTTGTTGCCGTACGCGAAAGCGCAACAACACCTGCAGAAATTAAAGCAGCGATTGAAGCTGTAGACAATGCAAGTAGCGAATTTGCTGCTCGCAGAATGGATGCATCAATCAAAAAAGCGCTGCAAGGGCAGTCAGTAGACGAAGTTTAA
- the hscB gene encoding co-chaperone HscB — MRYFELFAIPVDYNIDLATINKNYLELQRAVHPDRHASSSSRDKLLAVQNAAEINDALQTLKHPVKRAEYMLSELGVDIRAEQQTLQDPLFLMQQMELREELEELENAADPDAAIAQFEAQIKQLDKQYSSELAAQLASNDEQQWQAAADNIRKLKFVYKLRDELERIEDSLFDD; from the coding sequence ATGCGTTACTTTGAGTTATTTGCAATTCCAGTAGATTACAACATTGATTTAGCGACTATTAATAAAAACTACCTCGAGCTGCAACGCGCAGTTCATCCAGATCGCCACGCAAGCTCCAGTAGCCGCGATAAACTACTCGCTGTGCAAAATGCAGCTGAAATCAATGATGCATTACAAACTTTAAAACACCCGGTAAAACGTGCTGAATACATGCTAAGTGAACTAGGTGTTGATATTCGCGCCGAGCAACAAACATTGCAAGATCCGTTATTCTTAATGCAGCAAATGGAACTGCGTGAAGAATTAGAAGAACTTGAAAATGCCGCAGATCCTGATGCAGCAATTGCCCAGTTTGAAGCGCAAATTAAACAGCTCGATAAACAATACAGCAGCGAATTAGCTGCTCAGTTGGCAAGTAACGACGAGCAACAATGGCAAGCTGCCGCTGACAATATTCGTAAATTGAAGTTTGTTTATAAGTTACGCGATGAACTAGAGCGTATTGAAGACAGTTTATTTGATGATTAA
- the iscA gene encoding iron-sulfur cluster assembly protein IscA: MAVTLTDAAANRVESFLANRGKGIGLRVGIKTTGCSGLAYVLEFVDELADGDEIFESRGVKVIVDAKSLVYIDGTELDYTKEGLNEGFKFNNPNQADECGCGESFTV; encoded by the coding sequence ATGGCAGTGACATTGACAGATGCGGCAGCAAACCGCGTAGAATCATTTTTAGCAAATCGCGGCAAAGGCATTGGCCTACGCGTTGGCATTAAAACGACGGGCTGTTCAGGTCTTGCTTATGTTCTTGAATTTGTTGATGAGTTAGCTGACGGCGACGAAATTTTTGAAAGCCGTGGCGTGAAAGTTATCGTTGATGCCAAAAGCTTAGTTTACATTGATGGTACTGAGCTTGATTACACCAAAGAAGGTTTGAATGAAGGGTTTAAATTTAACAACCCGAACCAAGCCGATGAGTGTGGTTGCGGCGAAAGCTTCACCGTTTAA
- the iscU gene encoding Fe-S cluster assembly scaffold IscU: MAYSDKVIDHVENPRNVGALDKNDPSVATGMVGAPACGDVMKLQIKVSPEGVIEDAKFKTYGCGSAIASSSLVTEWVKGKTLDEAATIKNTDISAELELPPVKIHCSILAEDAIQAAIADYKSKQAK, from the coding sequence ATGGCTTATAGTGATAAAGTAATCGATCATGTTGAAAATCCACGTAACGTGGGTGCTTTAGACAAAAATGATCCGTCAGTTGCAACAGGCATGGTGGGTGCACCAGCATGTGGTGACGTAATGAAATTGCAAATCAAAGTATCACCAGAAGGTGTAATTGAAGATGCAAAATTCAAAACATATGGTTGTGGTAGCGCAATCGCTTCTTCTTCACTTGTAACTGAGTGGGTAAAAGGCAAAACATTAGATGAAGCTGCAACAATCAAAAACACTGATATCAGTGCTGAGCTTGAATTACCACCAGTGAAAATTCACTGTTCAATTTTAGCAGAAGACGCGATTCAAGCAGCAATTGCTGACTACAAAAGCAAACAAGCGAAGTAA
- a CDS encoding IscS subfamily cysteine desulfurase, with protein sequence MKLPIYLDYAATTPVDERVAKEMMQCLTMDGNFGNPASRSHRFGWQAEEAVDQARTDIADLINADPREIVFTSGATESNNLAIKGAAQFYKKKGKHVITVKTEHKAVLDTCRELERQGFEVTYMDVEENGLLDLKKLEAAMREDTVLVSVMHVNNELGVIQDIATIGEMCRERKIMFHVDAAQSAGKVLIDVQQLKVDFMSFSGHKVYGPKGVGALYVRRKPRARLEAQMHGGGHERGMRSGTLATHQLVGMGAAFRIAKEDFEKDHAHISALRKRLVDGIMADMDEVYFNGEPSQSVPGIVNISFNFVEGESLLMAVKDIAVSSGSACTSASLEPSYVLRALGRNDELAHSSIRFSIGRFTTEEEIDYTVELIKNSIGRLREMSPLWEMHQEGIDLDSVEWAHH encoded by the coding sequence ATGAAGTTACCGATTTATTTAGATTACGCAGCAACCACGCCTGTTGATGAACGTGTGGCAAAAGAAATGATGCAATGCCTGACTATGGACGGTAATTTTGGTAACCCTGCATCACGCTCACACCGTTTTGGTTGGCAAGCAGAAGAAGCGGTTGATCAAGCGCGTACAGATATTGCTGATCTGATCAACGCTGACCCGCGTGAAATTGTTTTCACTTCAGGTGCTACAGAATCAAATAACCTAGCAATTAAAGGTGCTGCGCAGTTCTATAAAAAGAAAGGCAAGCACGTTATCACTGTTAAAACTGAGCACAAAGCAGTGCTTGATACGTGTCGTGAACTAGAGCGCCAAGGTTTCGAAGTAACCTATATGGACGTTGAAGAAAACGGTTTACTTGACCTTAAAAAGCTTGAAGCTGCCATGCGTGAAGACACGGTGCTTGTGAGTGTAATGCACGTAAATAACGAGCTAGGTGTTATCCAAGATATCGCGACAATCGGCGAAATGTGCCGTGAGCGCAAAATTATGTTCCATGTTGATGCTGCACAAAGCGCAGGTAAAGTACTTATCGACGTGCAACAGTTAAAAGTAGATTTTATGTCGTTCTCTGGCCACAAAGTATATGGCCCGAAAGGTGTAGGCGCACTTTATGTTCGTCGTAAGCCACGCGCACGTTTAGAAGCACAAATGCACGGTGGTGGTCATGAGCGTGGTATGCGTTCAGGCACACTTGCTACTCACCAGTTAGTAGGTATGGGTGCGGCATTTAGAATCGCTAAAGAAGATTTCGAAAAAGACCATGCACACATCAGCGCACTTCGTAAGCGTTTGGTTGATGGCATTATGGCTGATATGGACGAAGTTTACTTCAATGGTGAACCAAGCCAGTCAGTTCCGGGTATTGTAAACATCAGCTTCAACTTTGTTGAAGGTGAGTCGTTATTAATGGCTGTTAAAGACATTGCTGTTTCATCAGGTTCAGCCTGTACCTCAGCAAGCTTAGAGCCTTCTTATGTACTACGTGCATTAGGCCGTAATGACGAGTTAGCACACAGCTCAATTCGTTTCAGCATTGGCCGCTTTACGACTGAAGAAGAGATTGATTACACCGTTGAACTAATCAAAAACTCGATCGGCCGTTTACGTGAGATGTCTCCTTTATGGGAAATGCATCAAGAAGGTATTGATTTAGATTCAGTTGAGTGGGCGCATCACTAA
- the iscR gene encoding Fe-S cluster assembly transcriptional regulator IscR, which produces MKLTSKGRYAVTAMLDVALHTNVGAVPLADISERQEISLSYLEQLFARLRKNGLVTSVRGPGGGYLLGREANEISVGDVINAVDESVDATRCHNATGGCQSGMRCLTHTLWSDLSARIEDFLNSITLAELVEKSDVKEVASRQDNSINTAIKQLENIQVSCQL; this is translated from the coding sequence ATGAAGTTAACATCAAAAGGCAGATACGCAGTAACCGCCATGTTGGATGTTGCACTACATACAAATGTGGGTGCAGTTCCCCTTGCCGATATTTCTGAACGCCAAGAGATTTCGCTATCTTATCTCGAACAATTATTCGCCCGTTTACGTAAAAACGGCCTTGTGACCTCTGTGCGTGGCCCAGGTGGCGGATATTTACTTGGTAGAGAAGCAAACGAAATTTCTGTCGGCGATGTGATTAATGCCGTAGATGAGTCTGTTGATGCAACACGTTGTCACAATGCAACGGGTGGTTGCCAAAGCGGCATGCGCTGTTTGACTCACACCCTATGGTCGGACTTAAGCGCACGTATCGAAGATTTTTTAAATAGTATTACCCTTGCTGAATTGGTGGAAAAGTCAGATGTGAAAGAAGTCGCATCTCGCCAAGATAACAGCATCAACACTGCAATTAAGCAACTGGAAAACATTCAAGTAAGCTGTCAACTGTAG
- the trmJ gene encoding tRNA (cytosine(32)/uridine(32)-2'-O)-methyltransferase TrmJ, with protein MTLDDIRIVLVNTSHSGNIGSAARAMKTMGLSNLYLVDPACEIDSHASALAAGATDVLGKAVVVDTLADAIADCSLTIGTSARSRTLSWPMVEPRECGEKLVAEAEHGPVALVFGRENSGLTNEELQQCNYHVCIPANPEYSSLNLAMAVQTLCYETRMAYLNKQPKAQEEDEATYPNAKQTELFYEHLEQTLNDTGFIIKQHPGMVMTKLRRLFNRARPEEAEMNILRGILTSINKSIK; from the coding sequence ATGACACTTGATGATATTCGTATCGTATTAGTAAACACATCACATTCTGGTAATATTGGCTCAGCGGCACGTGCTATGAAAACGATGGGCTTATCAAATTTATATCTTGTTGATCCTGCTTGTGAAATTGATAGTCATGCGAGTGCACTTGCTGCAGGTGCCACGGATGTTTTAGGTAAAGCTGTGGTTGTTGATACGCTAGCTGATGCAATTGCTGATTGTAGTTTAACAATTGGTACGAGTGCACGCTCACGTACTTTATCTTGGCCTATGGTTGAGCCGCGTGAATGTGGTGAAAAACTAGTGGCTGAAGCTGAGCATGGTCCAGTAGCATTGGTATTTGGCCGCGAAAATAGTGGTTTAACTAACGAAGAACTACAACAATGTAACTACCACGTATGTATTCCTGCGAACCCTGAATACAGCTCGCTAAATCTAGCAATGGCTGTGCAAACATTGTGTTATGAAACACGTATGGCTTATTTAAACAAACAGCCAAAAGCACAAGAAGAAGACGAAGCAACCTACCCAAATGCAAAGCAAACTGAGCTGTTTTACGAGCACTTAGAGCAAACTCTAAATGATACAGGTTTTATCATCAAGCAACACCCAGGTATGGTGATGACAAAACTTCGTCGTTTATTCAACCGCGCACGCCCAGAAGAAGCAGAGATGAACATCTTACGCGGTATTCTTACCTCAATTAATAAGTCTATAAAATAA
- the suhB gene encoding inositol-1-monophosphatase, with protein sequence MHPMLNIAVRAARNAGKILLRASEDLSKVDVQQKGTNDLVTNIDKEAEAAIRDTILKSYPDHCIVGEELGEHKGKDADYQWIVDPLDGTTNFIKGIPHFAVSIALKVKGRLDQAVIYDPIRGELFTASRGQGAQLNSKRLRVTKTNELAGSILATGFPFKQKHHLDAYSEAFKALFIQTADIRRAGSAALDMAYVAAGRVDGFFEIGLKPWDTAAGELLVKEAGGMVVDFAGGINYNQSGNIICGAPKLTQAIIREIRPVLTESLLR encoded by the coding sequence ATGCATCCAATGTTAAACATTGCGGTTCGCGCTGCGCGTAACGCAGGCAAAATTTTACTTCGTGCAAGTGAAGATTTATCAAAAGTTGATGTACAACAAAAAGGCACTAACGACTTAGTGACTAACATCGATAAAGAAGCTGAAGCCGCAATTCGTGATACCATTTTAAAATCTTACCCTGATCACTGTATCGTAGGTGAAGAGCTTGGTGAGCACAAAGGTAAAGATGCAGATTACCAATGGATTGTTGATCCACTTGATGGCACAACTAACTTCATCAAGGGTATCCCTCATTTCGCAGTATCAATTGCACTTAAAGTTAAAGGTCGTTTAGATCAAGCTGTTATCTATGATCCAATTCGCGGTGAATTATTCACTGCTTCACGTGGTCAAGGCGCACAGCTTAACAGCAAGCGTTTACGCGTAACTAAAACTAACGAGTTAGCAGGTTCTATACTTGCAACTGGTTTCCCATTCAAACAAAAGCACCACTTAGACGCATACTCTGAAGCGTTTAAAGCACTTTTCATTCAAACTGCTGATATCCGCCGTGCAGGTTCTGCTGCGTTAGATATGGCTTATGTTGCTGCGGGTCGTGTTGATGGTTTCTTTGAAATTGGCCTTAAGCCATGGGACACAGCGGCAGGCGAGCTTTTAGTTAAAGAAGCTGGCGGTATGGTTGTTGATTTCGCAGGTGGTATTAACTATAACCAAAGCGGCAACATCATTTGTGGCGCACCTAAGTTAACTCAAGCGATCATTCGTGAAATTCGCCCAGTGTTAACTGAATCACTACTTCGCTAA
- a CDS encoding transporter substrate-binding domain-containing protein — MKRLCSAILILLSLGYSLATEANNVVNLAVEQRPFYKRDYYLHELLTAALRAGNYQAEINEVLVHPHQQRTLLMLDAKQADLFWSMTSPEREHLAIAVPVPLFKGYIGKRALLTKRAFVPRFKDVKTKQDLAPFTAIQGHDWPDTKILAQNGLSVRPLANYQAMFSLVIRGRVDYFPRSFIEVISEMEQVKSDELVIVPDLYISYPTAFYFFVSNHRPELAEVLLKGLTKMKSTGEFEQLFASYFAEDLAKLPFKEGEVTEIELDNDYFQPQKKEP, encoded by the coding sequence ATGAAGCGACTATGTAGTGCAATATTAATATTGCTGAGCCTAGGATACAGCCTTGCTACTGAAGCTAACAATGTGGTGAATTTAGCGGTTGAGCAACGCCCATTTTATAAACGTGATTATTATCTTCATGAATTACTGACAGCGGCGTTACGTGCCGGTAATTACCAAGCAGAAATCAATGAAGTACTTGTTCATCCTCACCAACAGCGTACTTTGCTTATGCTTGATGCAAAGCAAGCCGATTTGTTTTGGAGTATGACAAGCCCAGAGCGTGAACACTTAGCCATTGCTGTACCCGTCCCTTTGTTTAAGGGTTACATAGGCAAACGAGCGCTACTTACCAAACGAGCGTTTGTGCCTCGTTTTAAAGATGTAAAAACGAAACAAGATTTAGCACCGTTTACAGCTATACAGGGTCATGATTGGCCTGATACTAAAATTCTTGCGCAAAATGGTCTATCTGTCAGGCCGTTAGCAAATTATCAAGCAATGTTTAGTTTAGTGATCAGAGGGCGAGTTGATTATTTTCCGCGTTCGTTCATTGAAGTCATTTCAGAAATGGAACAAGTAAAGAGTGACGAGCTGGTTATAGTGCCTGACCTTTATATTAGTTACCCAACAGCATTTTACTTTTTTGTCAGCAACCACAGGCCAGAACTCGCTGAGGTGTTATTGAAAGGACTCACCAAGATGAAAAGCACGGGCGAGTTTGAGCAATTATTTGCGAGCTACTTTGCTGAGGACTTAGCCAAATTGCCATTTAAAGAAGGTGAAGTAACAGAGATAGAACTCGATAACGATTATTTTCAGCCACAAAAAAAGGAGCCTTAG
- a CDS encoding GGDEF domain-containing protein, with amino-acid sequence MNAQLQQILDNSAIETLFQPIFDISNQHILGYEALSRGPKGSELEMPSRLFSAAIDCHKISELELLCRSRAIENFVKLNLEGKLFLNVSPKTLLDPCHPKGETLHLVEHFGLATNRVVIEVTEQEKVDDGFLLLKTIAHYRELGFSIAIDDLGAGYSGLKQWSELCPEFVKIDRYFIDHCDQSVVKKEFLKSIIELAKATNTQVIAEGIERAEELRLLEILGVQHAQGFLLERPSLQPSYEINIHCLKHLESSDNSNTFEQSMAIGWLAVEHASIEATTRCKDAHSIFEQDKTLTSLAVLEHNIPVGLLHRDQLTEVFAAPYGHALYDKQPVTSLMDKQPLVVDENELLDTVSQQITEFEFDIRRHIVITRNGEYLGLAPLRNILKHITEEKIRHAQHANPLTMLPGNVAINEAIELRLRNNYPFSLAYVDLNHFKQFNDLYGYASGDSVIKLLAEVIVEACSTSKGFVGHIGGDDFMVVFDKNDAEQVCHDIIDKFELQSRAFFTPEHMEQGGYWASNREGKKQFVPLLTLSIGLVKPDLELCINSHQVAALATDAKKEAKRYQSSHLFVCKRSRPAPAVVRLSSQKDEALTINS; translated from the coding sequence GTGAACGCACAACTACAGCAGATCTTAGATAACAGTGCAATTGAAACCTTGTTTCAACCTATCTTTGACATTTCTAATCAACATATTTTGGGCTACGAGGCGTTAAGTCGCGGCCCGAAAGGGTCTGAGTTAGAAATGCCGAGTAGATTGTTCAGCGCAGCCATTGATTGCCATAAGATCTCTGAATTAGAGCTACTTTGCCGCAGTAGAGCAATTGAAAACTTTGTTAAGCTCAATCTTGAGGGTAAGTTGTTCTTAAACGTAAGTCCTAAAACTTTACTCGACCCTTGCCACCCTAAGGGTGAAACATTACATCTAGTTGAACACTTTGGTCTTGCAACTAATCGCGTGGTTATTGAGGTTACAGAGCAAGAAAAAGTGGATGATGGCTTTTTATTGTTAAAGACCATTGCCCATTATCGTGAGTTAGGTTTTTCGATTGCCATTGATGACTTAGGCGCTGGCTATTCGGGTTTAAAGCAATGGTCTGAGTTATGTCCTGAGTTTGTAAAAATAGACCGCTACTTTATCGATCATTGTGACCAGAGTGTCGTTAAAAAAGAGTTTTTAAAGTCAATTATTGAGCTTGCAAAAGCCACCAATACGCAAGTGATAGCAGAAGGCATTGAGCGGGCTGAGGAACTTCGTCTACTCGAAATTTTGGGCGTGCAGCATGCACAAGGTTTTTTACTGGAAAGGCCGAGCTTGCAGCCTAGTTACGAAATTAATATCCACTGCTTAAAGCACTTGGAGTCATCAGACAATAGCAATACATTTGAGCAGTCAATGGCGATTGGTTGGTTAGCGGTAGAGCACGCTAGTATTGAAGCAACAACACGCTGTAAAGATGCTCACAGTATTTTTGAACAAGATAAAACCCTAACTAGCCTAGCCGTACTAGAGCACAATATCCCCGTTGGTTTATTACATCGAGATCAACTCACTGAAGTATTTGCCGCTCCTTATGGCCATGCACTTTACGACAAGCAACCAGTTACTTCTTTAATGGATAAGCAGCCGTTAGTGGTAGACGAAAACGAGTTACTCGATACGGTGAGTCAGCAAATTACCGAATTTGAGTTTGATATTCGACGTCACATTGTGATCACCCGTAATGGCGAATACTTAGGCTTGGCACCACTACGTAATATCTTAAAACACATTACAGAAGAAAAAATCCGCCATGCACAACATGCCAATCCGCTAACTATGTTGCCGGGTAATGTCGCTATTAACGAAGCAATTGAACTTAGACTTCGCAATAATTACCCATTCTCGTTAGCCTATGTTGATTTAAACCACTTTAAACAATTCAATGACCTGTATGGGTACGCCAGTGGTGATAGCGTTATAAAGCTGCTTGCAGAAGTAATCGTAGAGGCCTGTAGTACTAGCAAAGGCTTTGTGGGTCACATTGGTGGTGATGACTTTATGGTAGTGTTTGATAAAAATGATGCAGAGCAAGTATGCCATGACATTATCGATAAATTTGAGCTGCAGTCTCGCGCCTTTTTCACCCCAGAGCATATGGAGCAAGGGGGTTACTGGGCAAGTAACCGAGAAGGGAAAAAGCAGTTTGTGCCATTACTTACACTATCAATAGGTTTGGTTAAGCCTGATTTGGAGCTTTGCATCAACAGCCACCAAGTTGCAGCGTTGGCTACTGATGCGAAAAAAGAGGCCAAGCGCTATCAGAGTAGCCACTTGTTTGTATGTAAACGTAGCCGACCAGCCCCCGCCGTGGTGCGTTTAAGCAGCCAAAAAGATGAAGCACTTACTATTAACTCATGA
- a CDS encoding sugar-binding transcriptional regulator produces the protein MASISSSDNQKLEEAARAGWLYYVAGKTQDEIAKQLNTSRQSAQRLVALAVSQGLIKVRLEHPIRRCMELADALQNRYGLLSCEVVPSESNDINSTVGLAQAGAAEIERQLKQRQAKIIAFGTGRVLRACAEELPTMHCPHHRIVSLVGNIAQDGSASRYGVAIHVAERVGAQHFPMPVPVIAGSEAEKVGWQQLTHVKNVHQLASQADVSFVGIGDLGTNSPLHLDGFVTRHELAALDAIGATGEVISWIYNNEGNLVESEINNRVTSAVLSPSNEKRVIGIAAGNNKVPAIAGAIESGMINSLITNELTAEALLLK, from the coding sequence ATGGCTTCAATTTCTAGCAGTGATAATCAAAAATTAGAAGAAGCAGCGAGGGCTGGCTGGCTCTACTATGTTGCTGGTAAAACTCAAGATGAAATAGCCAAGCAACTTAATACATCTCGCCAATCTGCGCAAAGGCTTGTTGCTTTGGCAGTATCACAGGGGTTAATAAAAGTACGATTAGAGCATCCAATTCGACGCTGTATGGAGCTTGCTGATGCACTGCAAAATCGATACGGTTTGCTTAGTTGTGAAGTGGTGCCTAGCGAGAGTAACGATATAAATTCTACTGTTGGCTTGGCTCAAGCGGGTGCTGCAGAAATCGAAAGACAGCTAAAACAACGTCAGGCAAAAATCATAGCGTTTGGTACAGGTAGAGTGTTGCGTGCATGCGCAGAAGAGCTCCCAACAATGCATTGTCCACATCATCGTATTGTATCTTTAGTTGGAAATATTGCTCAAGATGGCTCAGCAAGTCGCTATGGAGTTGCAATTCATGTTGCAGAAAGAGTTGGTGCGCAACATTTTCCTATGCCAGTACCCGTCATTGCAGGATCTGAAGCTGAGAAAGTAGGCTGGCAGCAATTAACGCATGTTAAAAATGTACATCAACTTGCATCACAAGCTGATGTTTCATTTGTTGGAATTGGTGATTTAGGAACTAATTCACCCCTTCACTTAGACGGCTTTGTTACTCGGCATGAACTGGCTGCGCTTGACGCTATTGGTGCTACAGGTGAAGTAATTAGCTGGATTTATAATAATGAAGGTAATCTTGTCGAATCAGAAATAAATAATCGAGTGACGAGTGCAGTACTTTCTCCCAGCAATGAAAAACGTGTTATTGGGATTGCAGCAGGTAACAATAAAGTGCCAGCCATTGCTGGAGCGATAGAATCTGGAATGATCAATAGTCTCATTACGAACGAACTAACTGCAGAGGCACTGTTGCTGAAGTAA